One part of the Oceanihabitans sp. IOP_32 genome encodes these proteins:
- a CDS encoding phytoene desaturase family protein produces the protein MKQIVNIIGSGFSSLAASCYLAQQGYEVTIFEKNETIGGRARQIKRDGFTIDIGPTWYWMPDIFESFFADFNKKPSDYYILDKLNPAYSVYFGKDDYITIEDTLEKIIIAFEKEEPGSSEKLKLFIEDAKNNYKIAMNDLVYKPGVSPLELVTPKTIKKINKFFSTIKKDVRKEFKNHKLITILEFPVLFLGAKPSDTPAFYNFMNYADFGMGTFHPKKGMYEVVLAIENLAKELGVKIKTEHPIDQIIVENGVAKGIVSKGETYNSDVVLSGADYHHTETLLDQPYRQYSEKYWSKKVFAPSSLLFYVGFDKKLKNVNHHTLFFDVDFETHAKAIYDTPQWPENPLFYASFPSITDSSCAPDGKEAGIFLIPLAPGIEDTEALRTEYFDKIMTRFEHVTSQDVKNNVIFKESFCLKDFIADYNSYKGNAYGMSNTLLQTAFLRPKLKSSKVKNLFFTGQLTVPGPGVPPSLISGKLVANLVVKHVG, from the coding sequence ATGAAGCAAATTGTTAATATAATTGGATCAGGATTTTCGTCGCTAGCAGCTTCCTGTTACCTCGCTCAACAAGGTTATGAGGTCACAATTTTCGAGAAAAATGAAACTATTGGAGGTCGTGCAAGGCAAATTAAAAGAGACGGATTCACAATAGATATTGGTCCAACATGGTATTGGATGCCAGATATTTTCGAGAGCTTTTTTGCTGATTTTAATAAAAAACCGTCTGATTATTACATCTTAGATAAACTTAACCCAGCATACAGTGTTTACTTTGGAAAAGACGATTACATCACTATTGAAGATACCTTAGAAAAAATCATAATAGCATTTGAAAAGGAAGAACCAGGTAGCTCTGAAAAACTAAAACTGTTTATTGAAGATGCCAAAAACAATTATAAAATAGCCATGAACGACTTGGTTTATAAACCTGGCGTTTCTCCACTAGAACTTGTTACACCCAAAACCATTAAAAAAATAAATAAATTTTTTAGCACCATTAAAAAAGATGTTAGAAAAGAGTTTAAAAATCATAAATTAATTACCATATTAGAGTTTCCAGTGCTGTTTTTAGGAGCCAAGCCAAGCGATACCCCCGCCTTTTATAATTTTATGAATTATGCCGATTTTGGTATGGGCACCTTTCACCCGAAAAAAGGCATGTACGAAGTTGTTTTAGCTATAGAGAACTTAGCCAAAGAACTTGGGGTGAAAATTAAAACTGAGCATCCCATAGACCAAATTATAGTAGAAAATGGTGTAGCCAAGGGCATTGTTTCTAAAGGTGAAACCTATAACTCTGATGTGGTTTTAAGTGGCGCCGATTACCACCATACCGAAACACTTCTAGACCAGCCTTACAGACAATACTCAGAAAAATATTGGAGTAAAAAAGTATTTGCCCCATCGTCTTTGCTGTTTTATGTTGGCTTTGATAAGAAGCTGAAAAATGTAAATCATCATACCCTATTTTTCGACGTTGATTTTGAGACCCATGCCAAAGCTATTTACGACACCCCTCAATGGCCTGAAAACCCATTGTTTTACGCCAGTTTTCCAAGTATTACAGATTCCAGTTGTGCTCCAGATGGTAAAGAAGCTGGTATATTTTTAATCCCCTTAGCGCCTGGTATTGAGGATACTGAAGCGCTTAGAACTGAATATTTTGATAAAATAATGACGCGTTTCGAGCATGTTACCTCACAAGACGTAAAAAATAATGTTATATTTAAAGAAAGTTTTTGTTTAAAAGATTTTATAGCAGACTACAACTCGTATAAAGGTAACGCATATGGCATGTCTAACACCTTATTACAAACGGCATTTTTAAGGCCAAAATTAAAAAGTAGTAAAGTTAAAAATTTGTTTTTTACTGGTCAACTCACAGTGCCTGGTCCAGGTGTGCCGCCATCTTTAATATCGGGTAAATTAGTTGCAAATTTAGTAGTTAAACATGTGGGCTAA
- a CDS encoding phytoene/squalene synthase family protein: MKLLFDTVSYKSSKLVTKTYSTSFSLATKMLAPDIRAHIYNIYGFVRFADEIVDSFHEYDKDLLLNKFKEDLDFAIENKISLNPILNAFQHTYHKYNINRDFVNAFMTSMQLDLHKKEYLTKEEFNAYIYGSADVVGLMCLQVFVKGNTDQFNTLKESAMALGSAFQKVNFLRDLKADFEGLDRTYFPNTDLKNLNEVSKQNIIDDIELDFKKGLEGIKRLPIEAKFGVFMAYRYYCQLLKKLKKTPALQIKNTRIRVSNSKKIELLMRSYIKYQLNLIQ; encoded by the coding sequence ATGAAGCTTCTTTTTGATACCGTTTCTTATAAATCTAGCAAGCTAGTGACTAAAACGTACAGCACGTCTTTTTCATTGGCTACAAAAATGTTAGCACCCGATATTAGGGCTCATATTTATAATATTTACGGTTTTGTGCGTTTTGCAGACGAAATTGTAGATTCTTTTCATGAGTACGATAAAGACTTGCTTTTAAATAAATTTAAAGAAGATCTGGATTTTGCAATTGAAAATAAAATTAGTTTAAATCCCATACTTAACGCCTTCCAACATACTTATCACAAATATAATATTAACAGAGACTTTGTTAATGCTTTTATGACTAGTATGCAGTTAGATTTACATAAAAAAGAATACCTTACAAAAGAGGAGTTTAATGCTTACATTTATGGTTCGGCAGACGTGGTTGGTCTTATGTGTTTGCAAGTGTTTGTAAAAGGTAATACGGATCAATTTAATACCTTAAAAGAAAGTGCTATGGCCTTAGGCTCGGCTTTTCAAAAGGTTAATTTCTTAAGAGATTTAAAAGCCGATTTCGAAGGTTTAGATCGCACTTACTTTCCTAATACCGATTTAAAGAATCTTAATGAAGTTTCTAAACAAAACATAATAGACGATATAGAATTAGACTTTAAAAAAGGACTAGAAGGTATAAAAAGACTCCCTATTGAAGCTAAATTTGGCGTGTTTATGGCTTACAGGTACTACTGTCAATTATTAAAAAAATTAAAGAAAACTCCTGCTTTACAAATAAAAAACACTCGAATTAGAGTTTCTAATTCAAAGAAAATTGAACTTTTAATGCGAAGCTACATAAAATATCAACTTAATTTAATCCAGTAA
- a CDS encoding sterol desaturase family protein: MQTLYWILIFLGTFCGMEFMAWFTHKYIMHGFLWSLHKDHHIKDHDSWFERNDFFFIFYAIVSMTFIVLWSDYNLWIGLPIGLGILAYGISYFIVHDIFIHQRFKLLRNINNRYAKGIRRAHKMHHKHIGKEKGECFGMLFVPFKYFKK, encoded by the coding sequence ATGCAAACTTTATATTGGATACTCATTTTTTTAGGAACCTTTTGCGGTATGGAATTTATGGCATGGTTTACACACAAATATATTATGCATGGTTTTTTATGGAGCTTACACAAAGACCACCACATTAAAGATCACGACAGTTGGTTTGAGCGTAATGATTTTTTCTTTATTTTTTATGCCATCGTTAGCATGACTTTTATAGTACTTTGGAGCGACTACAACCTTTGGATAGGACTACCTATTGGATTGGGTATTCTCGCCTACGGAATATCGTATTTTATAGTTCACGATATTTTTATTCACCAGCGCTTTAAACTGCTTAGAAACATAAATAACCGTTACGCCAAAGGCATTAGGCGTGCTCATAAAATGCACCACAAGCATATTGGTAAAGAAAAAGGAGAATGTTTTGGAATGTTATTCGTGCCCTTTAAATATTTTAAAAAATAG